Genomic segment of Streptomyces sp. NBC_01210:
TGCTCGGGACAGCCTGCTTGTGCTGCGGGAGATGACCGGCGAGTTGGCCTCGGAGGAGATCGAGCCACCGCTGGGTTTGACCGGCCGGATCATGTCCGCGGTGCGGGCAGAGGTGCGCCGTCACAGCATGCTCGCGCTGCCCACCGCGGAGCCGGGCGGGGTGCGGATCAGCGAACAAGCGGTGGCCGCGGTGCTGCGGTTCGCCGCCGATTCCGTCGACGGTGTGCGCGCGCGGCACTGCCAGATCACCGCCACGGAGACGGACGGCTCGGTCGAGGTGGCAATGAGCCTCGCGGTCAGCTACCGCGACTTCGCCGCCGCCGCTGTCAACGAGGTACGCGAGCGGGTCCGGGCAGCCGCTGCAGCACGGGTCGGGATAACCCTGGTACGTCTGGACCTGACCTTGGAGGACCTCTACGACGAATGACACCCCCGGGATCGGGCAGCAGACCGTTGAGAGGGGCTGAAGCACAAGGACATGGTGCGCGCTATGAGAACGACCGTGCCGGACAACACGGCTGGGGCTCTCCGCCCACAGTGGGTGATCACCGAGCCCGTGATCGCCGCAGTCGCCGCCCGTGCCGCTATCGGCGTCACAGGCGTTGTGCGGCTCGAACCCGGCGTGGCCGGGCTCGCCTCCCGGGTGGCTCGTTCGGCGCGCCAGAAGATCCACGGCCTCACCCCGGCCCCGACCGAGGGCGTAAGAGTCGCCGTCGACCAGTCAGCCGTGCCATCGACCCTGCGCCTGTCCATCGACCTGGTCACCTCCTGGCAGGACCAGGCAGCGGTTGTGGCTCAGGCCGTTCAGCGCGAGGTCACGCGCGCGGTCGCCGATGCGACGGGCATCACCCCGCAAGCCGTCACGGTGTCGATCATGGACATCGGCTCGTATGAGGCTGGTGCGTGGTGACACCGAGAACAGAGATGACGCGCTCACTCCTGGCCATCCTGGGCAGGCTCCCTGGTCTGCGTCCGGCGACCCCGTCCACCACCCGCATCGGCTCACGCGTACCGTGGAACGTCGACACTCTGGCCGTCCGTATCGACGCCGAACTCATCGAGATTCGCGTCGTCGCCCTCGCCCTCCCCCTTCCTCCGATCCTGCGCGAAGCCGAGGCCGCCCTGCAAACGGCGCTGGAGGAGAGCCTGTGGAAGGACGTCCGGTTGCGCCTGGTCGTCACCGACATCGATGCTGCCGCCCTCAGTCCTCGCGTTCGCGATAAGTGACGCCGGTGTCTGAGGGGCCATGACGTCCTCCCTCGCCGCGGGTCCTTCTGGTGTGACGAGGACGCAACCGCCTCGTCCAGAGCCAGGAACCCGAGGAGAGCACGATGACGAACCCGGCCACCACAAAGATTGCCGAGCACTCCACATTCGCCGCTGGTGACGCAGACAGCACCGCCACCAGCACATCGGCAGCGCCCCCGGCACAAGCCTCCGGGCAGGGCTCCACCACCATCGCCGACGTCGTCGTCCAGAAGATCGCCGGGCTCGCCACCCGCGAGGTGCCCGGCGTATACGAGCTGGGCGGGGGAGCGTCACGGGCGTTCGGCGCAGTCAAGGGGCGGATCCCCGGAGCCTCCGCCAGCGCCGGACAGGGCGTCTCCGTCGAGGTCGGTCAGAAGCAGGCAGCCGTGGACCTGCAGATGGTAGTCGAGTACGGCTCATCCATACCCGAGCTGACCAAGGACGTCCGCAACAACGTCATCGACACCGTCGAGCAGATGACCGGCCTGGAAGTCGTCGAGGTCAACATCAACGTCAATGACGTCCACATCCCCGCTGACGACAACGACGGCGACGACCAGGGCATCAGCGACCGCCTCCAGTAGCCGTCCATAGCCCCAGCGTCGGCACGACGCCGCGGAAACACCACGCTGCGCACGGTGCCTCACCACGGGCTCGCTGCAGCGAAGAGGCCATCTGCGCGCCTTTGCCCGCCCGGCTCATCACCGTACGACCACCGCAAATGCGATGTACGGCATCAAGGAGAATTGACATGACGTCCACTCAGATTGGGCTGCTGACAGGTCTCGTACTCGGCCTCGCCGCCGCGTTCGGAGGTTTCGACGCGTTCCTCATCGTCCTCGTCCTCGGGACGGTCGGGCTGCTGGCAGGGCGCTACCTCGACGGCAAACTCGACCTCGCCCAGCTCACCGGCCGTGACAGGGACGATTTCCATGGACACCGCGATCACCATGTCAGTTGAGGCCGAAACCGGCGCGGCGGAGCGAGGCAGCACAACGATCTCCGACCGCACTGTGGAACGCATCGCCACGCAGGCGTTGACCGAAGTCGATCACATCGGCGGAACGGCCGGCCGGATGCTCGGCGTCACCGTCACCAGCGAACACGCTGACCGCTCAGCCAGTGTCACCGCTAGAGTCAGCGACGGTGAAGCCGCTCTCCACGTTCGGCTCTCAGTCGCCTATCCGCAATCCGTCGCCCACACCGCTCAGGACGCACGCGCACACCTGCAACGCCGCGTTGCGGCCTTCACCGGCCTGACCGTGCCGCGCGTCGACATCACCGTCACGGCGCTGCACGCCCCCGACTCCCACACCAGGCGAGTCCGATGAAACGCCGGCCCCGCCGCACCATCCCGGCCATCCTCACCGGGCTGGTACTGCTCACCACCTGCGTCCTGATCGCCATCGTCGGCATTCAGCTGATCATTGGCCAGACGCCGCTCATCCGCTACCGCTCCGTCACCGACGCCCTGCACAGCACCCAGTGGAACGACACCGCCACTCTCGGCGCAGGCGCTGCAGCAGTTCTCCTCGGCCTGCTCATGCTGCTCGCGGCACTCCTGCCAGGGAAGCCGACCGTCCTGCCGCTGGCCGGCGACATGGATGCAGGCGTCACAAGGAGCAGCCTGCGCAACGCCCTGCAGAGCACCGCCGGGAGTGTCGACGGGGTCAGCAGAGCGAAGCTGAAACTGGGCCGACGCACGATCGTCGCCCACATCCGCACCGACCGGACCAACACCGTCGGGCTCACCGATGCCGTCCGCGCCGCTCTGGATGAGCGCCTCGACCAGGTCACCCCGCTCACCCGTCCGGCCGTCAAAATCCGGCTCCATGCCACCAGGAACAGGCCATGATCAGCCTCAACCGCCCAGCCCGCCTCAACCGCACCCTGCTCGCCGCCTTCGGCGTCCTCCTGCTCGGCTCCGGCACCT
This window contains:
- a CDS encoding Asp23/Gls24 family envelope stress response protein; translation: MSDAQGYMLPCGRDVEAVWERLDPVDTGVATTHDLRCEYCSAARDSLLVLREMTGELASEEIEPPLGLTGRIMSAVRAEVRRHSMLALPTAEPGGVRISEQAVAAVLRFAADSVDGVRARHCQITATETDGSVEVAMSLAVSYRDFAAAAVNEVRERVRAAAAARVGITLVRLDLTLEDLYDE
- a CDS encoding Asp23/Gls24 family envelope stress response protein, whose protein sequence is MRTTVPDNTAGALRPQWVITEPVIAAVAARAAIGVTGVVRLEPGVAGLASRVARSARQKIHGLTPAPTEGVRVAVDQSAVPSTLRLSIDLVTSWQDQAAVVAQAVQREVTRAVADATGITPQAVTVSIMDIGSYEAGAW
- a CDS encoding Asp23/Gls24 family envelope stress response protein; this encodes MTNPATTKIAEHSTFAAGDADSTATSTSAAPPAQASGQGSTTIADVVVQKIAGLATREVPGVYELGGGASRAFGAVKGRIPGASASAGQGVSVEVGQKQAAVDLQMVVEYGSSIPELTKDVRNNVIDTVEQMTGLEVVEVNINVNDVHIPADDNDGDDQGISDRLQ
- a CDS encoding Asp23/Gls24 family envelope stress response protein; the protein is MDTAITMSVEAETGAAERGSTTISDRTVERIATQALTEVDHIGGTAGRMLGVTVTSEHADRSASVTARVSDGEAALHVRLSVAYPQSVAHTAQDARAHLQRRVAAFTGLTVPRVDITVTALHAPDSHTRRVR
- a CDS encoding DUF6286 domain-containing protein, which encodes MKRRPRRTIPAILTGLVLLTTCVLIAIVGIQLIIGQTPLIRYRSVTDALHSTQWNDTATLGAGAAAVLLGLLMLLAALLPGKPTVLPLAGDMDAGVTRSSLRNALQSTAGSVDGVSRAKLKLGRRTIVAHIRTDRTNTVGLTDAVRAALDERLDQVTPLTRPAVKIRLHATRNRP